A region from the Vicia villosa cultivar HV-30 ecotype Madison, WI linkage group LG3, Vvil1.0, whole genome shotgun sequence genome encodes:
- the LOC131657484 gene encoding putative F-box protein At3g16210, with amino-acid sequence MDITLSDSNVEVRNHIPDDIVFSILSKLSLRSLKRFQCVCKPWSLLFDNSYFMTMYRNYFISKDHSFYDDISLFLHLVDDLNDEDALYSLSGERFEKIVKLDWPNNYSFDILGPISFNGTLCLGHYDNSHKIMSWNSTTTEFKIIYDSSNCCFPEIRYNYCQVGYDHVKDDYKMIRLIHCPPESNGGIPSFWEIFSLNNNSWRKICDKYPYSPYRCCNEVYMDGVSHWWESRKKNIYLVSFDFSKESFITTHVPSCLEDVNNRITPKTLTVLNGSIAFIADYEEKNTFDILILGELGVKESWIKLFTIGPLPCLKTPIGIGKKGHILIRKKDNKLAWFYVKDLISVKLDNLCLNATMLNVLL; translated from the exons ATGGATATAACATTGTCTGATTCAAATGTTGAGGTTAGAAACCATATACCCGATGATATTGTCTTCTCTATTCTCTCCAAACTTTCTCTCAGATCTTTGAAGCGATTCCAATGCGTTTGCAAACCATGGTCTCTATTATTTGATAACTCTTATTTTATGACTATGTACCGCAACTATTTCATATCTAAGGATCATTCTTTTTATGATGATATATCTCTTTTCCTACACCTGGTAGACGACCTCAATGATGAGGATGCATTGTACTCTCTTTCTGGTGAGAGATTTGAGAAAATAGTTAAATTAGATTGGCCAAACAACTATTCTTTTGACATTTTGGGTCCAATTAGTTTTAATGGCACTCTTTGTTTAGGACATTATGACAACTCTCACAAAATAATGTCGTGGAACTCAACTACcacggaattcaaaatcatttatGATAGTTCTAATTGTTGTTTTCCAGAGATTAGGTATAATTATTGTCAAGTTGGTTATGATCATGTTAAAGATGACTATAAGATGATTAGACTCATCCATTGTCCTCCCGAAAGTAACGGTGGAATTCCCTCCTTCTGGGAGATATTTAGCCTAAACAATAACTCTTGGAGGAAAATTTGCGATAAATATCCTTACTCACCATACAGATGCTGTAATGAAGTGTACATGGATGGAGTGTCTCATTGGTGGGAAAGtaggaaaaaaaatatatatttggtgTCGTTTGACTTCAGCAAAGAATCTTTCATTACAACACATGTGCCCTCTTGCTTAGAGGACGTTAACAACAGGATAACGCCGAAAACTCTGACCGTATTAAATGGATCTATTGCTTTTATAGCAGATTATGAAGAGAAAAATACATTTGATATCTTAATTTTGGGTGAACTTGGTGTAAAAGAATCATGGATTAAACTTTTTACTATTGGGCCTTTGCCTTGTCTTAAGACTCCGATTGGAATAGGGAAGAAGGGACATATATTGATCAGAAAGAAAGACAACAAACTAGCTTG GTTTTATGTTAAAGATCTTATATCTGTGAAGCTTGATAATCTTTGTTTGAATGCCACTATGCTTAATGTTTtgctttag
- the LOC131657483 gene encoding F-box protein CPR1-like: protein MDLSFSSSNVRVNNHIPDDIVFSILSKLSLSGERFQNKVRFHWDKLPLRDRRNNFSFDILSPISFNGTLFLKYYNFYGTHKFMLWNPTTMEFKIFSAKSDCFSKVWSDHYQVGYDHVKDDYKMIRLTHCRSRSIHGISSFWEIFSLNNNYWRKIDDHFPLACICHEAVYLDGVSHWLERTETHIRLVSFDFCKESFITTSMPSDTDGVFDFNSTREIILTVLNRSIAFILNYEETSTLHISILGELGVKESWTKLFIVGPLTCLNFLIGVGKKGNILITKKDNELAWFDISTETIDEIGITAKSYCKISIHKESLLPIGGIYREFSSCFQPHDI from the coding sequence ATGGACCTATCGTTCTCTTCTTCGAATGTCCGGGTTAACAACCATATACCCGATGATATTGTCTTCTCTATTCTCTCCAAACTCTCTCTTTCTGGTGAGAGGTTTCAGAATAAAGTTAGATTTCATTGGGACAAGCTTCCTCTAAGAGATAGGAGaaacaacttttcttttgatattttgagTCCCATTAGTTTTAATGGCACTCTTTTTCTAAAATATTATAACTTCTATGGCACTCATAAATTCATGTTGTGGAACCCCACAACCATGGAATTCAAGATCTTTTCTGCCAAATCTGATtgtttttcaaaggtttggtcCGATCATTATCAAGTCGGTTATGATCATGTTAAAGATGACTATAAGATGATTAGGCTCACTCATTGTCGTTCCAGAAGTATCCATGGGATTTCTTCCTTCTGGGAGATATTTAGCCTAAACAATAACTATTGGAGAAAAATTGATGATCATTTTCCTCTCGCATGTATATGCCATGAAGCAGTGTACCTGGATGGAGTGTCTCATTGGTTGGAAAGAACGGAAACACATATACGTTTGGTGTCATTTGACTTCTGCAAAGAATCTTTCATTACAACATCCATGCCCTCCGACACAGATGGTGTTTTTGATTTCAATTCGACTAGGGAGATAATATTGACGGTATTAAATAGATCTATTGCTTTTATACTAAATTATGAAGAGACATCTACACTTCATATTTCAATTTTGGGTGAACTCGGTGTAAAAGAATCATGGACTAAACTCTTTATTGTTGGACCTTTAACTTGCCTTAACTTTCTTATCGGAGTAGGGAAGAAAGGAAATATATTGATCACTAAGAAAGACAATGAACTAGCTTGGTTTGATATAAGTACCGAGACCATTGATGAGATTGGTATTACTGCGAAATCATATTGCAAGATATCAATCCATAAGGAAAGCCTTCTTCCAATTGGAGGAATATACCGTGAATTTTCTTCTTGTTTTCAGCCGCATGATATATGA